The Panicum virgatum strain AP13 chromosome 5K, P.virgatum_v5, whole genome shotgun sequence genome has a window encoding:
- the LOC120709950 gene encoding carbonic anhydrase, chloroplastic-like: MFTCFAGRASSTASSIVASSLAAPAPAPAPAPSPKPRSPASAARRRLIMSKPVFAAHSAVAGMDAVERLKSGFEQFKTQVYDKKPELFEPLKAGQSPRYMVFACADSRCCPSVTLGLQPGEAFTMRNIAAMVPPYDKNKYAGIGAAIEYAVCALKVEVLTVIGHSRCGGIKALLSLQDGAADTFHFVEDWVRIGFQAKKKVLKEHPHAPFDDQCSILEKEAVNVSLYNLLTYPWVKEGVENGTLKLVGARYDFVNGVFDTWEAMADAVERLKTGFEQFKADVYDKKPEVFEPLKAHQSPKYMVFACSDSRVCPSVTLGLQPGEAFAVRNIASMVPPYDKTRYAGVGSAIEYAVCALKVEVIVVIGHSRCGGIKALLSLKDGEPDKFHFVEDWVRIGGPAKTKVLADHASAPFEDQCSALEKEAVNVSLENLKTYPFVKEGLEKGTLKLVGGHYDFVSGKFETWDP, from the exons ATGTTTACCTGCTTCGCCGGgcgcgcctcctccaccgcatcGAGCATCGTCGCCAGCagcctcgccgcccccgcccccgcccccgcccccgcgccgTCGCCCAAGCCCCGcagccccgcctccgccgcccgccgcaggCTCATCATGAGCAAGCCCGTCTTCGCCGCCCACAGCGCCGTCGCG GGCATGGACGCCGTCGAGCGCTTGAAGAGCGGGTTCGAGCAGTTCAAGACCCAGGTCTATGA CAAGAAGCCGGAGCTGTTCGAGCCGCTCAAGGCCGGCCAATCCCCCAGG TACATGGTTTTCGCCTGCGCCGACTCCCGCTGCTGCCCGTCGGTGACCCTGGGCCTGCAGCCCGGCGAGGCCTTCACCATGCGCAACATCGCCGCCATGGTCCCGCCCTACGACAAG AACAAGTACGCCGGCATCGGGGCCGCCATCGAGTACGCCGTCTGCGCGCTCAAGGTGGAGGTCCTCACCGTCATTGGCCACAGCCGCTGCGGTGGCATCAAGGCGCTCCTCTCCCTCCAGGACGGCGCAGCCGACACCTT CCACTTcgtcgaggactgggtcaggaTCGGCTTCCAGGCCAAGAAGAAGGTGCTGAAAGAGCACCCCCATGCTCCGTTCGATGACCAGTGCTCCATCTTGGAGAAG GAGGCCGTGAACGTGTCCCTCTACAACCTCTTGACCTACCCCTGGGTCAAGGAAGGTGTGGAGAACGGGACCCTCAAGCTGGTCGGCGCACGCTACGACTTCGTGAACGGTGTGTTCGACACATGG GAGGCCATGGCGGATGCCGTCGAGCGCTTGAAGACCGGGTTCGAGCAGTTCAAGGCCGATGTCTACGA CAAGAAGCCGGAGGTGTTCGAGCCGCTCAAGGCCCACCAGTCCCCCAAG TACATGGTGTTCGCCTGCTCCGACTCCCGCGTGTGCCCGTCGGTGACCCTGGGCCTGCAGCCCGGCGAGGCCTTCGCCGTCCGCAACATCGCCAGCATGGTCCCACCCTACGACAAG ACCCGGTACGCCGGCGTCGGGTCCGCCATCGAGTACGCCGTCTGCGCGCTCAAGGTGGAGGTCATCGTGGTCATCGGCCACAGCCGCTGCGGCGGGATCAAGGCGCTCCTCTCGCTCAAGGATGGCGAGCCCGACAAGTT CCACTTCGTCGAGGATTGGGTCAGGATCGGCGGCCCCGCGAAGACGAAGGTGCTGGCCGACCACGCCTCAGCCCCCTTCGAAGATCAATGCTCCGCCTTGGAAAAG GAAGCCGTCAACGTGTCCCTCGAGAACCTCAAGACCTACCCGTTCGTCAAGGAAGGGCTGGAGAAGGGGACCCTCAAGCTGGTCGGCGGTCACTACGACTTCGTCTCCGGCAAGTTCGAGACATGGGATCCATGA
- the LOC120709948 gene encoding CASP-like protein 4U1, whose product MVSTQRPPPPERPPPPVPASASVPAPAKPPPLETPPPPSPSSQAGDEYHTPPPSLDASPREEPGGFPRDGRGEGARAAAPPTRSPTPHASPPREEPGGFPRDVRGEGARAATPSTRSPPLHASPPREEAAGLPSGGRGEAGAPAKSPQLSPVRLPAPHLLPPPASPSPSGRNGHEAAAAPARPPQLRLATGLVRTPSQGSLATRSPSPSPSPSPTPPSPLTPAPAGNRSGHGPPKQRAEAWKPPPSPGIAAPHFNPAVEAVTSPLRLGNAHHLDHHNQQQQQHAAAAAAAENGGAVPPDVAAVAAVGERRELSVTLRLATAVLSLAAFSVIASARTSGWAGDSYARHQQYRYAVAVNVIVCAYSIAQSFVEIRRLIAPRFIFRSMSSYYCSLFLDQVLAYLLMSASSAAASRNDLWVSRFGTDAFNRKISSALWLSFIAFLMLALNALISTANLFSMV is encoded by the exons ATGGTGTCCacgcagcggccgccgccgccggagaggccgccgccgcccgtgcccgCGTCCGCATCCGTTCCCGCTCCCGCTAAGCCTCCGCCGCTGGAgacgcccccgccgccgtcgccctcgtCCCAGGCCGGGGACGAGTaccacacgccgccgccgtcgctcgacGCGTCGCCGCGGGAGGAGCCCGGCGGCTTCCCCCGCGACGGgaggggagaaggggcgcgtgCGGCCGCGCCCCCGACGAGGAGCCCGACGCctcacgcgtcgccgccgcgggaggagCCCGGCGGCTTCCCCCGCGACGTgaggggagaaggggcgcgggCGGCCACGCCCTCGACGAGGAGCCCGCCGCTCCACGCGTCACCGCCgcgggaggaggccgccggtCTGCCCAGCGGCGGGAGGGGGGAGGCGGGGGCGCCCGCCAAGAGCCCGCAGCTCTCGCCCGtgcgcctccccgcgccgcacctcctgccgccgccggcctccccctccccctccggcCGGAACGGGCACgaagcggccgcggcgccggcgcgccctcCGCAGCTCCGGCTGGCGACGGGGCTCGTCCGGACGCCGTCGCAGGGGTCGCTCGCGACCAggtccccgtccccgtccccgtcgccctcgcccacgccgccgtcgccgctgacCCCCGCGCCTGCGGGCAACAGGAGCGGCCACGGCCCGCCCAAGCAGCGCGCGGAGGCCtggaagccgccgccgtcgcccgggaTCGCGGCACCGCACTTCAACCCCGCCGTGGAGGCCGTCACGTCGCCGCTGCGCCTCGGCAACGCGCACCACCTCGATCACcacaaccagcagcagcagcagcacgcggctgcggctgcggcggcggagaacGGGGGCGCGGTGCCTCCCGACGTGGCGGCCGTGGCCGCGGTCGGGGAGCGGAGGGAGCTGTCCGTGACGCTGCGGCTGGCCACGGCGGTGCTCAGCCTCGCGGCCTTCTCGGTCATCGCCAGTGCCCGGACGTCCGGCTGGGCCGGCGACTCCTACGCCCGCCACCAGCAGTACAG GTACGCCGTCGCGGTGAACGTGATCGTCTGCGCCTACTCGATCGCGCAATCGTTCGTCGAGATCCGCCGCCTGATCGCGCCCAGGTTCATATTCCGGAGCATGTCGAGCTACTACTGCAGCCTGTTCCTGGACCAG GTCCTGGCGTACCTCCTGATGTCGGCGTCGTCGGCGGCCGCGTCGCGCAACGACCTGTGGGTGTCGAGGTTCGGCACGGACGCCTTCAACAGGAAGATCAGCAGCGCCCTGTGGCTGTCCTTCATCGCGTTCCTGATGCTCGCCCTCAACGCGCTCATCTCCACGGCCAACCTCTTCAGCATGGTCTGA
- the LOC120707553 gene encoding uncharacterized protein LOC120707553, whose product MFISKRSTTSKRGMEDRPAGRRPEIAAELPVPREDGGSAASDDEESDGEFEFPSVSREPAAGGGAAADELFAGGRVRAFYPVFGRVLDDEPAPAAAPRAPLGRLFQLEQARTSSVASTSSTSSSLSSASADLDAAAPDSYCLWTPGSSPASSPSRPPRKSRSTGSVARWRRIGDLVAGRSRSDGKQKFLFLSAPPSPARDMDGDHSPAAAGSKPKPPPPKGSRATAACATELDAGRRMSYSGGAKASPGGRRTFLPYRQDLIVMGLFANAHGPLSR is encoded by the coding sequence ATGTTTATTTCAAAAAGGAGTACGACGAGCAAGCGAGGCATGGAGGACAGGCCGGCTGGCCGCCGCCCCGAGATCGCCGCCGAGCTCCCGGTCCCCAGAGAGGACGGCGGGTCAGCGGCGTCCGACGACGAGGAATCCGACGGCGAGTTCGAGTTCCCCTCCGTGAGCCGGGAGCCCGCGgcgggcgggggcgcggcggcggacgagctCTTCGCGGGGGGCCGCGTCCGCGCCTTCTACCCGGTGTTCGGCCGCGTCCTGGACGACgagcccgcgccggcggcggcgccgagggcaCCGCTGGGGCGGCTGTTCCAGCTCGAGCAGGCGCGGACCTCCTCCGTCGCGTCCACGTCCTCCACCTCGTCGTCCCTGTCCTCGGCGTCGGCGGACCTCGACGCCGCGGCCCCGGACAGCTACTGCCTCTGGACGCCAGGGTCGTCGCCGGCGTCCTCgccctcgcggccgccgcggaaGAGCAGGTCCACGGGCTCCGTCGCGCGGTGGCGCCGCATCGGggacctcgtcgccggccgcagCCGCAGCGACGGCAAGCAGaagttcctcttcctctccgcgccgccgtccccggccaGGGACATGGACGGGGAccactcccccgccgccgccggctccaaGCCGAAGCCGCCCCCGCCGAAAGGGAGCAGAGCCACGGCCGCCTGCGCCACCGAGCTCGACGCGGGGCGCCGGATGTCGTACAGCGGCGGCGCCAAGGCGtcccccggcgggcggcgcacgtTCCTGCCGTACCGGCAGGACCTCATCGTCATGGGGCTGTTCGCCAACGCGCACGGGCCGCTCAGCCGGTAG
- the LOC120709949 gene encoding carbonic anhydrase, chloroplastic-like: protein MGGCWCCFLAHKPPRENPMSPARERLIGGGSSAAGHHHPPLMVTYSEGLGAAERLRAGFRTFKRTIYDKNPMLFGPLKSAQSPKYMVFACSDSRVCPSVTLDLKPGEAFTVRNIASLVPAYHQNMHSSVASAIEFAVTILKVKCIVVIGHSCCGGIRELLSLQEDRPHTYHFIDNWVKIGLAIKKKVEREHALLSFDDKCTMLEIEAVNLSLRNLKTYPFVKDKLANGSLKLIGARYDFVHGSFQTWHA, encoded by the exons ATGGGGGGATGCTGGTGCTGCTTCCTCGCCCACAAGCCGCCGCGGGAGAACCCGATGAGCCCGGCCCGGGAGCGGCTCATCGGGGGCGGATCGAGCGctgccggccaccaccacccgcccctgatGGTCACCTACAGCGAG GGGTTGGGCGCTGCGGAGAGATTGAGGGCTGGGTTCAGGACGTTTAAGAGGACCATCTATGA TAAAAACCCCATGCTGTTCGGGCCGCTCAAGTCTGCCCAGTCCCCGAAG TACATGGTGTTTGCGTGCTCTGACTCTCGTGTATGCCCATCAGTAACCCTCGACCTGAAACCAGGAGAGGCCTTTACTGTCCGTAACATTGCCAGCCTGGTTCCGGCCTACCACCAG AATATGCACTCTAGCGTTGCGTCGGCCATTGAGTTTGCTGTTACCATTCTCAAG GTTAAGTGCATTGTGGTTATTGGTCACAGCTGCTGCGGTGGAATCAGGGAACTCCTCTCTCTGCAGGAAGATAGACCTCACACCTA CCATTTCATTGACAATTGGGTTAAGATCGGTCTGGCTATCAAGAAGAAGGTGGAGCGAGAGCATGCCTTATTGTCTTTTGATGACAAATGCACCATGTTGGAAATT GAGGCTGTCAATTTATCCCTTAGAAATCTGAAGACCTACCCATTTGTCAAGGACAAATTAGCCAACGGATCGCTCAAGTTGATTGGTGCTCGCTATGACTTTGTCCATGGCAGCTTCCAGACTTGGCATGCCTGA